The window GACAGTGATCCGAAAAAGCGTAAACCAGATATTACTAAGGCGAGAGAATTGCTCTGCTGGGAACCCAAGGTTGATCTGGAAGATGGGTTGAAAAGGGTGATTGAATGGTTCAGGAGGGAAGAAAATGGGTGAATGGCTTAAACTACATGCCCTTAAGATTATAATAACCGTTGTCATCGGACTTGTTGTTTATCTGATTCTCCAGAATATCATTCCCCGCTTTGTCCACAGGACAATCAGTTTAAGGATGAAGAATAAAGAGAAGATTGAGATAGAAAAGCGAAGTCGGACGCTTTCGCGGGTGCTGACAGGGACCGCGGGTCTGTTGATTTGTCTGGTTGTTCTTTTTACCATCCTTGCGGAGATAGGAATCAATATAGCTCCCGCCCTGGCGAGTCTCGGAATCATCGGTGTTGCGGTGGGATTCGGTGCCCAGAGTTTGATAAAGGATTTCATAAACGGACTCTTCATCCTTATGGAAAACCAATATGGTATAGGTGATGTCGTGAAGATTGCGGGAATCAGCGGACTTGTGGAAGAGGTAAATCTGCGGCGGACGATTTTGAGGGATCTGGATGGCGTGGTTCATTATATTCCCAACGGTGTGATCAATACGGTGAGTAATATGACCAAGGAATTTTCCCGGGTTAATATGAATATTTCCGTGGCGTATCGGGAGGATTTAGACCATGTTATAGAAGTCATCAATCGGGTCTGCGCTGAAATGGCTGAGGAACCGATATGGAAAGGACGTATCAAGAAACCGCCGCAGGTCTTAAGGGTCGATGCTCTCGGTGATTCGGGCATTGAAATCAAGATCCTCGGTGAGACCGCTCCTTCCGCACAGTGGGATATTATGGGAGAACTTCGTAAGAGGATAAAGAGAGAGTTTGACAGGGAAGGGATTGAAATTCCCTGGCCGCATATGAAAGTGATTGTGACGGGTACACCGATTAAGGGCGCTTGACAGGAATAAATTTCCAATTATAATGTATATATATATCAGGAGGCTAATATGAAGAAGTTTTTTTCAGTATTACCTATTTTGCTGCTGTTGACGGCAGTATGCGCCAAAAAAGAGGAGAAGCTGGTTGGAGAACAGGGTGGTAAAATGGTTATCGGTACTACAGAACTTCTCACCACCATATCACCGCTTTCTCCGTCTGTTTTTGGTTCTAATGAGATTCTTGATTTATTATTTATGCACCTGCACCGTATCGACCCGGAGACCGGGAAGATGAAACCCGAGCTCGCTTCTTCCTGGGAGTTTTCTGAAGACCTTACTTCAATCACCTACTATTTACGCGATGACGTCACCTGGTGGGATGGTGAACCGGTTACGGCTGAAGATGTTCTTTATACCTATGAAAAGATGAAGGACCCCAAGACGAATTACCCCAATATTGCAAGGCTTCGGTTCATTAAAAACGTTGAGGTGGTCGGACCGCATGCGATTAAATTCACCTTTGATAAGGTCTACGCCGATCTCCTGACAGATTCTGATATTATGCCGGTACCGAAACATGTCTATGAAAAGAAAGGTGATAAATTCGGTCAGGCTCCCGTGGGTAATGGGCCATATAAGATAAAAGAATGGATTCCAGGCTCAGGCCTTGTTCTATATGCCAATGATAGTTATTATCGCGGTAAACCGCCGCTTGATACGATATTTATTGAATATTATTCAGATGTCACCAAGATGTATGAAGATTTCAAGAACGGTAATCTCGATATGGTGTTGAATCTTACTCCGGAAGCGGCGAAGGAATTGGAGAAGAACAAAAATATCAAGGTTGATTCAAGGCCGGGTAATACTTTTACCTATGTCGGATGGAATTTGAAGCATCCTTATCTAAAAGACAAGGAGATTCGTAAGGCACTGACGATGGCGATAAACACCAAAAAGATATTGAACGACGTATTTTCAGGAATGGGTACTATTTCACTCGGACCGCTGCCGCCTTCATCCTGGGGTTATAATGAAGAGATCACGCCGATTCAGTATAATCTCATCGGCGCAAAAAAGATCCTGGAAAAGAAAGGTTTTACTGATTGGAACCGCAATAAGATATATGATAAGAACCGTAAGGATTTCACTCTCACCATTATCACGAATGTGGAGAGTCCTGAGCGGGTGAAGATCCTCGAGAGCGTCGCCAATGATTTAAAGGCTCTCGGCGTCAGGGTTAAAGCGAAGGCACTGGATACCAAATCGTTCATCACCGCACTTGTTCAACGAGACTTTGACGGTTTTATCATGGGGTGGAGCATGGGTGAGAAGATAGACCCGACCGTCTACTGGCATTCAGATCCGAAAAAGGGGCGGTTTAATTTTGTCTCCTATAAGAACAGTGTGGTTGATTCACTTATTGAGATCGGTGTCGCTATGCTCAATCGTAAGAAGGCTAAAGAGATCTGGCACGAATTTCAGAAAATTGTTTATGGAGAAATGCCTTATACGTTTTTGGTCGTTGCGAACAAGATCTCCGCTACCTATAAAAGGGTGAGGGGTGTTGAACAGGGAATCAGTATTGCTGACGCCTACACCTACTGGATCCCCGAGGCGGAACGGAGGGTTGTGGTCGCTTCACTAGCTCCAGCACCGGTGGATACCACTCCCGAGGTGACGACGCCGACGGCTACCGAAGAGAAACCGACCAGACCGACATCTAAAAAAGTGGAGGAGTTGACTCCGACAAAGCCTCCTGAAGTTGTCAAACCAGAAGCCCTTCTTGAGGCTGCGGTGAAGAAAGAGACCACTTCTGTTGCACCTACCCCTCCGGATACCGGCGAGGCGCCGGCAATCACTCCGCCTGAGCCTCCGAAACCTTCGATTATCACCCGTGCCACGCCGATAAAACAGGTGATGCCCAAGTACCCGGATGCGGCGCGAGCGGTCGGTGCAACCGGTAGGGTAGTGGTGAGAGTCGTTGTCGGTACAGATGGTAAGGTGAAGAGCGCTACTATTTTATCGAGTTTTGGAAATCCGGCTTGCGAAGCCGAAGCACTGGCAGCTGCCAAGAAATGGGTGTTCAAACCGGCAACAAAAGACGGTGAGCCGTTTGAACAGAAAATTTCAATACCGTTTAACTTTAAACCCTAAGCGCAGTCAGAAGAAAGTCGAGAAGTCAGATTTGGGGCCTCTGCTTTATATAATCTTCGCCCTCCGGTGGGGGCCCCCCATTTTTTTAAAAAATCAGTCCGTCTTTTAAAAAGACGGACTGATCCGTAGAAGATAGCTATCCGGTTTATTTCAGATAGATAACCTTTCTGATCTTTATCTGTGTCCCTTCTTTATAACGGATGAAATATATGCCGCTGGAACCGGGATTCGTGATGCGACGGCCTGATTTATCATAGAGTTGCTCTCCTTTTTTCAGAGGGAACCATTCTGAGATGAATGTCGCTTTTTCTTTTTTGAAGGCGGGCGGTGAAAGAATATTTTCATTGACGTTGATTATTTCGGTATTGCCGTAGATGTCATAGTCGGTGGAGTTGTTTTTACTGTAGGTGAGAAGGAAATTACCGTTTACCCAGCATAAAGCAGGAGTTGAGATGCCGTTGGTTGAGCTGGCGATGGTGAAACTCGAACCGACCAGTTGCCCTGAAGGAGATATATACTGCCCTTTGAGACTGGTTCCGTTGCTGTATACGAGAAAATAGTTTGTTCCCGTGAAACAGAGATCAAAGGATGCTGATTGATAGGAAATGCCTGAGACGATTGTAATTTCACCGCCGGGTATGTTCCCTTGTGGGGTTACGATACGGCAGAGAATACGACTTGTAAAGTATGTTTCGCGTTCGATCCAGGCGACCAGATAATTGTTGCCGTCAAAACTTATTCTGAGGTCGTCTTTTCTATTCGTTGAACTGGAGACAGTGAAACTGCTCCCTATCTTTTCAAGACTTGTGGAAAGACGTTGTCCGTAGATATATCCTGTAGTGAGGACGTTATTTTTATAAACCAGCATCAAATTTGTGCCGTCTGAACTTATTTTGGGCAGACTGTAGCCTTCTGAACCGCTTATAAGAAGTTTTCCGTTCGGGTCAAGGACATTACCCGCAGGAGTGACGCGGGCTCCGCATATCGCCTGGTTTGTATAACCTTCGTCTGCATATACAATGATGAAGTTTGTTCCGTCGAATAACACATCAGGGTGCGCCTGACGGTCGGTATTATTGGATATTACAAAAGGCGCGCCCGGGTTTCCGCTGGGAGTGACACGCACTCCGAGAAGGTCTGCATCGTGTCAGCAGTGATCACGGTACGCAATGAGATATGTGCCGCCGCCCCAGGCAATGCTTTGATCCATCACCGTATCATTTTGAGCCGCATAGCGGTCACCGTTCGGATCGAGTACACTGCCGGACGACGTGACCCGCGAACCGTAGAGATGATAGAGTGCAGTGCCTGAACGGTGGTCTTCCCAGATTACAAGGAAGTTCGTTCCGTCAAAGGCGACATCTCTGTTATATTGTGCCCCGTTTGTGGTGCATATTGAGAACTCGGTGGATAATAGAAAGAAGAGTAAAAACATCATTTTCCTCCTTGTTATTTGACTAAAATTATTTTTTGTGCCATATTCTGTTCATCGTCTTTAATTAACAGAAAATATACGCCATCGGCATGCCCGGCAGGAAAGGTAATGGTGGTTTCCGCCTGGTCGGTTGTGCTGCTGAAGATGACCTTACCGCTGACGTCCACTATCTGGAGATGTGCGTGATCTTCTCCGGGGACCAGATCAGGTATTTCCACGCTGATCTTTCCTCTAAAGGGATTGGGATATATGCGGATATATTGAATATAAGTGTTATCATATTCTTCAGCAGAGGTCTGCTCGAACTCGTAGGCGCCGATGTCGATATACTGGCCTCCGTTCGGTGGTACTGGATATGTCGGGTCTCCGGCGTCGATGCAGGGACTTGAATCCGTAAGGAAAAAATTTG of the candidate division WOR-3 bacterium genome contains:
- a CDS encoding mechanosensitive ion channel family protein, with the protein product MGEWLKLHALKIIITVVIGLVVYLILQNIIPRFVHRTISLRMKNKEKIEIEKRSRTLSRVLTGTAGLLICLVVLFTILAEIGINIAPALASLGIIGVAVGFGAQSLIKDFINGLFILMENQYGIGDVVKIAGISGLVEEVNLRRTILRDLDGVVHYIPNGVINTVSNMTKEFSRVNMNISVAYREDLDHVIEVINRVCAEMAEEPIWKGRIKKPPQVLRVDALGDSGIEIKILGETAPSAQWDIMGELRKRIKREFDREGIEIPWPHMKVIVTGTPIKGA
- a CDS encoding TonB family protein, with translation MKKFFSVLPILLLLTAVCAKKEEKLVGEQGGKMVIGTTELLTTISPLSPSVFGSNEILDLLFMHLHRIDPETGKMKPELASSWEFSEDLTSITYYLRDDVTWWDGEPVTAEDVLYTYEKMKDPKTNYPNIARLRFIKNVEVVGPHAIKFTFDKVYADLLTDSDIMPVPKHVYEKKGDKFGQAPVGNGPYKIKEWIPGSGLVLYANDSYYRGKPPLDTIFIEYYSDVTKMYEDFKNGNLDMVLNLTPEAAKELEKNKNIKVDSRPGNTFTYVGWNLKHPYLKDKEIRKALTMAINTKKILNDVFSGMGTISLGPLPPSSWGYNEEITPIQYNLIGAKKILEKKGFTDWNRNKIYDKNRKDFTLTIITNVESPERVKILESVANDLKALGVRVKAKALDTKSFITALVQRDFDGFIMGWSMGEKIDPTVYWHSDPKKGRFNFVSYKNSVVDSLIEIGVAMLNRKKAKEIWHEFQKIVYGEMPYTFLVVANKISATYKRVRGVEQGISIADAYTYWIPEAERRVVVASLAPAPVDTTPEVTTPTATEEKPTRPTSKKVEELTPTKPPEVVKPEALLEAAVKKETTSVAPTPPDTGEAPAITPPEPPKPSIITRATPIKQVMPKYPDAARAVGATGRVVVRVVVGTDGKVKSATILSSFGNPACEAEALAAAKKWVFKPATKDGEPFEQKISIPFNFKP